DNA from Tursiops truncatus isolate mTurTru1 chromosome 8, mTurTru1.mat.Y, whole genome shotgun sequence:
GCACACGTCAGGCATTCTAGTTGGGCACCGAGCTGGACCGGGGCAAAGGCTGAGGCCACCAGGCATCTCTGTCCTCCGGAATCAGCCAGGTCTCTGGCACCAGCTGTGTctgtggggcagggcaggaaagCACAGGGCACCTGCCTGGCTCCCCTGCCTCCTCCGCGGGATGGGGTAGGCCTTGGCCCAGTGGTTTCTTGGTCCTCTTCCCTGAGCCTCATAACAATGCCTGGGGCGCACAGGACCAGGACACTGAGGCCCGCGGTCACTCGCAGAGTCAGACGTGTGCCCGTGGGCCCCCCTCAGCCCTTTCTGGCCAGCGGAGGGTCTCCCTCCACCAATCTGGCCCAGCGCACACGGGCGGGAAAGGCGGCAGGGCACATGCCAGCCACGTGTATAGCGCGTGGCCTGCGCGCTGCCGGTCCCCAGCGTTCCCAGCTCTCAGCCCAGCCTCTGCTCCTCCGTAGTCCCCTGCTGGGTGGAATGGAGCCGTAACCTGAGCGCAGATGCCCCTGCTGGCTGTGCCAGCTCCAGTGGGTGATGTCATGCCCAGTGTGGGGGGGCAGGCTGGCCCTCAGAAGCCCTTGCCTCCCGGTCCTGGCATCCAAGCCTGGCCCGGGGCTCCTGGCCAattggaggcagggagggattGCATCAGCCcagggggagaggcaggaaggcccagcctggcccaggccACAGTGTGAAGGGGCTGGTGATACCCCTGCAGGAAGACCCCCGTGGCCTCTGAGCCCGCCCCTCTGTGGGCCCTGCACGTGCAGGGCCCATCATTTTTATGGGCCCTGACTTTTATGGGCATCACAGCGGCGTCCTCAGCGAGGCCAGCCCCTGATTAGTGTGAGGAGGAATTAGCGCAGGGGCAGGTGATGTAAATGTGCCGGCCCACGCCCCCGCTGCGATGAGAATGGCCTTCCAGTACCAGCACGGAGACCAGGTGCTCAGGCCAGAGGCTCGCCGATTGGGCTGGGCGTCCGGGTGGGTGTGGCTGAGCCGCGGTGGTGGGTGGGTGGCCtggctcccctgccccagcctgcccACCCCGTGACGCATGTCTCTCCGCTTCTCCTCCTGCAGGGGGCTTTGCCACCTTCTCCTCCTGCTTCCCCGGCCTCTGTGAGGGCAAGCCTGCCGCCCTGCTGCCCATGagcctctcccagccctgcctgcccgtGCCCAGCGTGGGCCTGACCCGCATCCTGCCTCACCTCTACCTGGGCTCCCAGAAGGATGTCCTGAACAAGGTGCGTGCACCGCCGGAGTCCGAAGCAGGTCCTAGGCTGGTCTGGGGGAATGACGGATGCACACAGGTGTGGGGGAAGCACGGGTTGGGGGCGCGGGAGGACCCAAGGGGGCCTGGCAGGACCAGAGCAGGGCTCGGGCAGGGCCTGGCCAGGCTGGGTGGAGAGGCAACTCCCTGCCCCTTTGGCAGTGCAGCCCACATGCCAAACTGCTGATGTCACTGGGCCCCTGGCCAGCCCTGAAAGAACCCCGTGTTTTAAAAATGGTGACGAGGGAAGAGGGTAAAGCCACCGCCCAGGCAGCCCAGCCATAAAATTCCTGGGAGCCTACGGCAGGCCAGGCCACAGGTGGGGCTCTCAGGGCCCGCCAGCCTcctcaccaccccctccccaactctcccctcctccccgcaTGGGGCCTGCAGGCTCCCACCACAAGAGCATCCCAGCTTTCGGGCCTCCTGCCCAGCCGCACCCCCTTGCAACCtgttctcccaccctcccaggacCTGATGACCCAAAACGGAATAAGCTACGTCCTCAACGCCAGCAACTCCTGCCCCAAGCCTGACTTCATCTGTGAGAGCCGCTTCCTGCGCATTCCCATCAATGACAACTACTGTGAAAAGCTGCTGCCCTGGCTGGACAAGTCCATCGAGTTCATCGGTGAGGTGGACAGCACCCTCCTGCCCAGTCCCGGGGGAGGGCTGGAAGCAGGGGGCCAGGGGTCCTGAACCTGGGGTCGGGGaggactgcagccccagccctcaCCTGGCCCCCCTGCCCTCAGATAAAGCCAAGCTGTCCAGCTGCCAGGTCATCGTCCACTGTCTGGCCGGCATCTCCCGCTCCGCTACCATCGCCATCGCTTACATCATGAAGACCATGGGCATGTCGTCCGACGACGCCTACAGGTAGCCCCTCCTTCCCGCCTGGGCCTGGCCCCTCCCCTCTCGACCACTAGCCACTGGATGGGCCCAGCAGTGAAGGGCACCCCCCTTTGGCTGCCCCAGCTGCAGATGGGGGCCTGAGCCTAGCCCCGGCACACTTGGGTCTGCGCGTCAGCTCTGTGCCCCGGAGtgggcagtgggggcaggggagagtcAGGTGGGCAGCCTGGCCTGGCGGGAGCCCCGCCCCCACTGAGCGGCTCTCACCCCAGGTTCGTGAAGGACCGTCGCCCGTCCATTTCGCCCAACTTCAATTTCCTGGGCCAGCTGCTGGAGTACGAACGCAGCCTGAAGCTGCTGGCCGCCCTGCAGGGCGACGGGGCATCCCACCCTGGGACCCCAGAGCCCCTCCCGGGCCCTGCCGCCCCACTGCCGCCGCTGCCACCACCTACCTCAGAGAGTGCTGCCACCGGGAGCGCAGCGGCCATCACCACCAGGGAGGGCGCacaggtggggggtggggagacccccacccccgcccccgccccggccacCAGCGCGCTGCAGCAGGGCCTCCGTGGCCTGCACCTCTCCTCTGACCGCCTCCAGGACACCAACCGCCTCAAGCGCTCCTTCTCGCTGGACATCAAGTCGGCCTACGCGCCGAGCCGGCAGCCCGAAGACCCCGGGCCCCCCGACCCCGGGGAGGCCTCCAAACTCTGCAAACTGGACAGCCCATCGGGGGGCGTGCTgagcctgccctcccccagccccgacAGCCCGGACGCGCCGCCTGAGCCACGCCCCAGGCTCCGCCGGCGGCCCCGGCCCCTGGCCGGCTCCCCGGCGCCCGGCCTCGGCCTGAACTTCGGTGACGCCGCCCGGCAGACTCCGCGGCTCGGCCTCTCGGCCCTGTCGGCGCCCGGGCTGCCCGGCCCTAGCCAGCCGGCCGGCCCTGGCGGCTGGGCGCCACCGCTCGACTCCCCGGGCACACCGTCCCCCGACGGGCCCTGGTGCTGCAGCCCCGAGGGCGCGCAGGGCGCGGGCGGTGCGCGGTTCGCACCCTTCGGCCGGGCCAGCGGGCCGGGCGCGGGAGGCGGCGACCTGCGGCGGCGGGAGACGGCGAGGCCCGAGGCCCGGGACGCGAGGACCGGCTGGCCCGACGAGCCGGCCCCGGAGACACAGTTCAAGCGCCGCAGCTGCCAGATGGAGTTTGAGGAGGGCATGGTGGAGGGGCGCGCGCGCGGCGAGGAACGGGCCGCCCTGGGCAAGCAGGCCAGCTTCTCGGGCAGTGCGGAGGTCATCGAGGTGTCCTGACCGCGGCCGGGAGCGGCCCCTCCGCGGGGACCCGGCGCCCCCAGCCCCTCCGCTGCCCTCCCTCGGCTGGGCCCGCTATAAATACGTATTATATATAATGCAATGAAAGGTAAATGGTTTTACTGCGATTTTTATCGAGaagtaaatatttccattttttatttatttaagctgtTCATTCTGGCAATGACTTGGCAACAGTGCGGGCGGTCCTCGGAGCTCTATTTTTACTGTCTGGTATTTAAACTGAAGCCCACGTTTCTAAGCAATATGAGGCCACCTTCAGTTGCAAGCTGGGGTGCCAGGCCTGgggttcccccctcccccctcccccaggaaacaCTGCTGACCGTTGCAAAGAGGCTGCTGAGCTTTCGTGCACTTTTtacataaggggaaaaaaagatgaaaaaacctTTGCCACAAACTGAGCCGCAGaacctccctgcccctcccccgccccacgacctcctctcctccctcttccttctctgctcctttctggGCACTTCACCAAAGCCATAGGTGGGAGGAGGTGTCCCGGGAGCGGAGGAGGCACCGCCAGCCCCCCGGCCACCTCCAGGCGCCAGGTCTCGGTGCCCTAGAGGGCACCCCCACCGCCCATGCCCCCGGGCCCGTTGCCTGGCAGGTGTTGGGGGCCCAGGGTGTTCAGAGGACTGGGGTCTGGAAGAGGGGAAGAGCACAGTGAAGGGGGCTCCCGAGTGTCAGATGACATGGGTCCACAGGGCAGGGATGCAGGTGGaatgcccccacccctgcccgaGGGGAGGCTGCTGCCCTCTCCTCCGCTTTGGGGGTGCCCCCTAGCGCCAGCTGCCAGTGGGAGAGCCAGCAGGAGGGGGAGCTTGGCCCCTGGGGGGTGGCAGGCTGGAGGAGCTGGGCCGCCAGTGCTGGCTCGGCTGGTCAGAGGGGGCAGATAGATTTAGGGGCTTGTTCTGCAGGTGGAGGTCCCTCCAGGAGGAGTGGCTGCCTtgcagagggagggggcagtCAGCGCCTGGCAGCCCCTTatgcctccgggggtgggggccTTAGCTTGGGAGGGCCGCCTCCACGTAAATATCCCTGATGTGAGCAGATGCAGGAGGTGTCCCCCACGTCTGCCCAACCTCCATAGGGGCCTCGGAGGAGAGAGACCCCTGTacacccctctcctctcctctgaagCCTCCCCGGTATCTTCAAGGTGACATGCCAGTCCCTACTCCCAGGTGGCTTTTTGGCCCAGGTGGGCCAGCCTGGGGGGTGAGGGCAGGAGCAAAGCCCCAGCTACCCCTCCTCGGTCAGTGGGTCCCAAGGCTTTGGGAGGCAGGAGTGGGTGTCCCCCAACCTTCAGATGTCCTAGAGTGTCCAGGAGTGGGGGCTGGTCACCTTGGGGAGAGGCCAGGGGCTTGGCAGAAGGGGTGGCCTGGGCAGGACTGAGTCCTCAGGCAGgccttgcggggggggggggagcgtgCCTGCCCCCAGCTGCCCTCTAGCTGTTTCTTCTACTTGTTCTTCTTTTGACCCCCGCCTTATGTCCCGTCATCCCCCCTTTGAACAAAATTTCTGTTCCTGTTCCCTGTGTCCCCACCCCGTCCCCCAAGAGCATAAGCTATCATTGTTGTATTTGCAATCTATGGACTAGAGGTTTAACTATTTATTACTATtggttaattattattattattattgattatgTAAATTTGCCTCCTGTCTGTCTATCGCGTTGTGTTCCTGAGGTGACCCCGGGTGTGGAGGATGCACTGGTCCCCACTCCGCGCCCTACCCCTAGGCTGTCCAGGAGACAGTGCTCAGGGCCGCTGGTTGGGCCCCACCACCCTGGGAGCGGGTCCCACGGCCCGTTCTCCCCGCCCTCCGTCCTTGTCCAGGGCTGGAGCCGCTGTGGCTTCTGTCCTGGGGCGCGTGGGGGCTGTTGCTCATGAGACGCTGGTCGAAGTGAGCAGCTGTGATGAGAGAAGGTCCCGTCTcggctgccccctgccccccatgctGGCGGCACCGGGCACCGGGCAAGAGCCCCTTCCTGGTCACTTCCACCCACTGtcccaggcagggaggggagggggcagggccccAGCTCTCTCCAAGTCTCTCTtggccctcccacccctcctgccGGCCCAGTGCCCCGGCATCAGGGGTCCCCCAGAATGGACCCGGCCCCCTCCTATTATTTGCTGGAAAGTCCAGCGGAGGAGAGGTGGCAGGTGCCCCCGCATGGCTCCCGGTCCCTCTGGACGGGGCTGCCCCGCCTCAGAACCCCTTCCCAGCGCGGCCGCTCTCtcatccctgccctgcccccttcttTTGTATTTGGAAACGACGTGTTGTAATAAATCCTGAGATGGATGTTTTCTCCACGCCTCCGGCTGCCTCCTTCTTTGGGCTGGTGGGCGGCGGTGTAGAGGGGCTTCCTGGGGCCaggaggctggggtgtggggcCCGGAGAGTCAGACTGCCGCCGACTCACTGCTCAGAGCCCCGAACCCAGAACCCAGTGGGCCTGCTGTGGCGGAGGGGCAGGTGTACGATGTAGCGCAGCCTTTTGTGCTGTTTCAGGCTACTGACAATTTAAGTAACTTAGAACCGTATAAAATGGAGGCTCAGTTTTCCCCtcagctgcccccaccccactctccaGAAATAACCACAGCTCCCTGCACACCtccgtgtgtgtgcacgcgtgagCAGCGTGTGGGTACACGCACGTACGTACCACACCACAGCTTGCCTTCCCAACAGAAATGGGGGTCTAGCTATACAGAGTGTCTACAACTGGCTTTTACGCTGTTGTTTAAATTACTCGTTGAAGGTTCAAGGCCCAAAGGCACACAAGGGTACCTGGTGGGAAGTACTGGTGTGTGTCCCCAGCCGCCGGCTTCCTCTCCCTGGCACCAGCGCCCCCCTGCaggcctccctccctcactgccaGGGCTGCAGAGACTGCAGTGTCAGTGCGGCGGGGCTGAGGCTCCCCGGCCCACGTGTGTTTACAGCTGCAGCTCTGAGCGTCCGTGCCGTGCTCTCATGGGACACATTGTAGACCTGACTCCTCTGGGCCATTCCAAAGTGTGCCCGGCCGTTACTGTAACGACGGCTCTGACACGCTGAGCGCTagctctgtgccaggtgccaCTCTCAGCATTTCCGGGGACCCTCACCTCCCAAGTCTCTGGGCAGCCTCCCCAGCAGGTCTGTGCCCTCAGCCCCAGCGTCCTCTGGCTAATGCAGTGCAACCTCCCCGCAGGGGGTCTGACCCTTCCGGAGGTTTGGCCTGCTTATCCTggggaccctccccctctgcaaGCAGGCAGGTAGCCCAAACCAGGGACACCGGCCAGAcctgtgtctgtgcatgtgtgtgtggccACACACACGTGTTATATGAGCACACACACGCGTGTGTAGTAAACGTGTGGTCTCAAGAAGCAAGAGAACGTGCAAGGGCCAGGCCGGGAGGGCCAGGGCTGCCGAGGAGTTGAGTCCTTGAAGCTTGCACCCGCAGGAGTCCTCAAAGAGGCCGAAAGCTAGAAACACTGACTGCCTCTCTGGCAAGGCTATTTTTAGCCCGAGAACATCTATTTATAACTCTGGCAGCCCCCTGGAGTCAATGAAAGGAGGACTGGAAAAAGCTGACGGCCGTTTGGAGCAGCACCTAACCCTGAGGGAGGTGGGGTACCCAgcaggggccctggggccagTGGAAGACTCCGAATCCCCCAGGCTCCCAGGGGTCAACTTGCCCAAGCGCTGAACAAGCCAGGTAGTGAGGCTAGATCTGAACCCTGGGGGCTGGCCTCCCCCCTGCTCTCGACCACCACAGTCTGGTCCCCACCACACCAGGTCTCCTAGATGCTAGGCACCCCTGCTTCTGCCTCTGTGTCTCCCCCCTAGGCCAAGGGCTTTAGGCACTTGATGGCTTTGGGATGCGGGGGTGGGGGTAGATGGGTGGCATGGGATTGTCTGCGGCTGGTCTCAGCCTATAGACAGCGATGCCATGGGCTAGGGATGCCCACGGCCCCTGCCTGGGCCTGTCTTACTTGTGGACGCCCCCATAAGTAGGACACACATCTCGGCAACGACCATCAGGGAACTTTGAAAAAACAAGGTTAACTACCGGGCCTGAAGGTACACAGTACGCCTGGGGTCACACAGAGAGGTCACcggtagagagagacagagtgtgGGCCTGGGCTTCTGCTTGTATTGGGTTCAAGTGGGGGGTGCCTAGGGTTTCGCGGGTTCACTCTTTATTGGTAAATTAAGACATAGGAGTGGGAATAAGGGAAGGGAAACACGGGGTCACACAAGGGGTCAGTTATCTAGGTCACCCAGGGCTTTCTTCATGGGGACCCTCACGGGTGGGGCGGCCTGGCTCTTTAGCCGTGTAGTTGGCATTGTGTTTATTCCAGatagatgccttttttttttttttttttttttgcggcacgcaggccactgttgtggcctctcccgttgcggagcacaggctccagacgcgcaggctcagtggccatggctcacgggcccagccgctccgcggcatgtgggatcctcctgaaccagggcgcaaacccgcgtcccctgcatcggcagtcggactcccaaccactgagccaccagggaagccccagatagaTGTCGTTGAAATGAATGCCTCAGCAATCAAAAGCTTAGTGTCAGGCACTAACTTTACAATCAAAAAAGCTAATTATCAGGCATTTACATTAcaggggtgggtggatgggtgagtgggtaGATAAATGAGTGGTGAGTGGATGGGAGGgagagtggatggatggatggatggatgggtgactGGTTGCATGGATGGGTGATTAAGAAGTGGATGGGTGAATAGGGGTATATGGATGGCTGGGTAGGGGGTAGAGGGATGGGTAAAtgggaggaaggcagggagggaggggaagaaggtggGTGAGTAGTAACCTTCCATCACACCTAGTGCACCTCTATTAGTCGGCCGTATATTAAAGCTGTGTGCTTACCTCCATCCTCCCACTGGACCATAGGCATCCTGTCCTTGCTAAAGAAGGTGCCcagtggggcttctctggtggcgcagtggttgagagtctgcctgccgatgcaggggacaggggttcgtgccccggtctgggaagatcccacgtgccgcggagcggccgggcccgtgaaccatggccgctgagcctgcgtgtctggagcctgtgctccgcaacgggagaggccacagcagtgagaggcccgcgtactgaaaaaaaaaaaaaagaaggtgtcCAGTGAACGTTCAATGAATAAACCATAAACTACCAGTGTCGGAGCTGCACACCACTGTAGAGACCCAGTCAACCCTCTTCAAGGCCCAACTTCTCCAATGTCCCCCAGAGGGTCAGGGTCAGCCTCAGTGGCCCCTGAGGCCCCGTCTAGCTCAGACCCTGCTTCTGTGGATGGATCTGTCGAGGCACTCCTGAGGCTCAGAACtgctggggctcagagcagggcAAGACAGAACtgctggggctcagagcagggcAAGACAGAACTGCTGGGGCTCAGAGGAGGGCAAGACAGAACtgctggggctcagagcagggcAAGACAGAACtgctggggctcagagcagggcAAGACAGAACtgctggggctcagagcagggcAAGACAGAATtgctggggctcagagcagggcAAGACAGAACTGCTGGGGTTCAGAGCAGGGCGAGAGCGAAGAGGGTCAGTTCTCAGTAAGGCTGTGGGTGGTGGCTTGGCCTCCGGAGGCCAAGCTGCATGTGGAGAGGCTGGGGCATGTGTagggagagggcagaggtgggACTGTGCCCTGCTGGGAAGCTGACCACCTCTGGCCAAGGGATGGGAAGGGACGCACGGCTCTGCGTGGCTCTGGACGGCAGGTAGGCTAGGGGTGGGGTTCATCTCTTCTGCAGAAAAGTGGTCCATCCTGAGCAGGGGAGAGGCCCTCTGCCATCCAGGAGAAGCCATGGAGACTTCGAGGTCTGAAGAATGGAAATGGGGAGTTGGTGTCCCATTCTCCCAGaaagggagggggctgggtgctgggcagACAATTGGGGGTGGGGCTGACTCCCAGCAGGGCTTCTTGTGGGTGCCTAGCCCACCCAGTCAGTGGGGGCTCATGAGGCTGAGCCCCCAGAGAAACCTCATCGTTtttggcagggggcaggggtgtcGAGACTAGTAAAAGGCAGTCCCAGGACCTGCTtctggcccaggggttgggggtcTCCAGACATGGGGTCTTTTTGAAAGAGTGGTGGGGCCCTGATTATGTGGTGATGGTTTTAGAAGGGAGAAGGGGTTGGGGGCAACAAAGAAGCGGCTCCCCCTGAGGACAGGACCAAAGTTGGCCTTGggcagaagggagggaaagaTGCTGCCGTAGGCGACCAGTTCCCAGAGcaagagctggggaggggggcggggaggacaAGTGAAACcctgctcccccccccccaccccgccaaagACAGAAAAGCTGCGGGTCAGGGTAATGCCAGGGCCAGGCTTGGCCAATTCTAGGCAGGTCCCTGGGGGAGCTCCCTCCAGGCTTTCAAACTTCCCGGCCTGGGGAACtgcgggggggaggggctggggagggggaggcctcCGGGAGGCTGCGGCAGGCGGACCTCGGTTTCTCAGTCTCTGTGCAAAC
Protein-coding regions in this window:
- the DUSP8 gene encoding dual specificity protein phosphatase 8 isoform X1, producing the protein MAGDRLPRKVMDAKKLASLLRGGPGGPLVIDSRSFVEYNSWHVLSSVNICCSKLVKRRLQQGKVTIAELIQPTCRSQVEATEPQDVVVYDQSTRDASVLAADSFLSILLSKLDGCFDSVAILTGGFATFSSCFPGLCEGKPAALLPMSLSQPCLPVPSVGLTRILPHLYLGSQKDVLNKDLMTQNGISYVLNASNSCPKPDFICESRFLRIPINDNYCEKLLPWLDKSIEFIDKAKLSSCQVIVHCLAGISRSATIAIAYIMKTMGMSSDDAYRFVKDRRPSISPNFNFLGQLLEYERSLKLLAALQGDGASHPGTPEPLPGPAAPLPPLPPPTSESAATGSAAAITTREGAQVGGGETPTPAPAPATSALQQGLRGLHLSSDRLQDTNRLKRSFSLDIKSAYAPSRQPEDPGPPDPGEASKLCKLDSPSGGVLSLPSPSPDSPDAPPEPRPRLRRRPRPLAGSPAPGLGLNFGDAARQTPRLGLSALSAPGLPGPSQPAGPGGWAPPLDSPGTPSPDGPWCCSPEGAQGAGGARFAPFGRASGPGAGGGDLRRRETARPEARDARTGWPDEPAPETQFKRRSCQMEFEEGMVEGRARGEERAALGKQASFSGSAEVIEVS
- the DUSP8 gene encoding dual specificity protein phosphatase 8 isoform X2 encodes the protein MPRPSPHSCSAGDVRWGRAWEREPSPLSGGRSCPSRLRPGARPCGMRAGDVAAGGSARARRPRTLVGDGGGSSPCAEGGFATFSSCFPGLCEGKPAALLPMSLSQPCLPVPSVGLTRILPHLYLGSQKDVLNKDLMTQNGISYVLNASNSCPKPDFICESRFLRIPINDNYCEKLLPWLDKSIEFIDKAKLSSCQVIVHCLAGISRSATIAIAYIMKTMGMSSDDAYRFVKDRRPSISPNFNFLGQLLEYERSLKLLAALQGDGASHPGTPEPLPGPAAPLPPLPPPTSESAATGSAAAITTREGAQVGGGETPTPAPAPATSALQQGLRGLHLSSDRLQDTNRLKRSFSLDIKSAYAPSRQPEDPGPPDPGEASKLCKLDSPSGGVLSLPSPSPDSPDAPPEPRPRLRRRPRPLAGSPAPGLGLNFGDAARQTPRLGLSALSAPGLPGPSQPAGPGGWAPPLDSPGTPSPDGPWCCSPEGAQGAGGARFAPFGRASGPGAGGGDLRRRETARPEARDARTGWPDEPAPETQFKRRSCQMEFEEGMVEGRARGEERAALGKQASFSGSAEVIEVS